In a genomic window of Pseudomonas oryzihabitans:
- a CDS encoding sulfate/molybdate ABC transporter ATP-binding protein, producing the protein MSIEIQGINKRFGAFQALKDINLHIESGELVALLGPSGCGKTTLLRIIAGLESPDAGNIGFYGEDVSGRDVRDRNVGFVFQHYALFRHMTVFDNVAFGLRMKPRRERPSEAQIASKVHELLNMVQLDWLADRYPEQLSGGQRQRIALARALAVEPKILLLDEPFGALDAKVRKELRRWLARLHDEIHLTSVFVTHDQEEAMEVADRIVVMNKGQIEQVGTPGEVYEQPASDFVYHFLGDSNRLALGEQEVLFRPHEVELEREARPGYHAAEVRDIRPLGAITRVTLRVPEQAEMIEVELVKDHPALIGLQRGTPLHFLPRTP; encoded by the coding sequence ATGAGCATCGAGATCCAGGGTATCAACAAGCGTTTCGGCGCCTTCCAGGCGCTCAAGGACATCAACCTGCACATCGAGAGCGGCGAGCTGGTCGCCCTGCTCGGCCCGTCCGGCTGCGGCAAGACCACCCTGCTGCGCATCATCGCCGGTCTGGAATCGCCGGACGCCGGCAACATCGGCTTCTATGGCGAGGACGTCTCCGGCCGCGACGTGCGTGATCGCAACGTCGGTTTCGTCTTCCAGCACTACGCGCTGTTCCGCCACATGACGGTGTTCGACAACGTCGCCTTCGGCCTGCGCATGAAGCCGCGCCGCGAGCGCCCGAGCGAGGCGCAGATCGCCAGCAAGGTGCATGAGCTGCTGAACATGGTGCAGCTCGACTGGCTGGCCGATCGCTATCCGGAGCAACTCTCCGGCGGTCAGCGCCAGCGCATCGCCCTGGCCCGCGCCCTGGCGGTGGAACCCAAGATCCTGCTGCTCGACGAGCCCTTCGGCGCCCTGGACGCCAAGGTGCGCAAGGAGCTGCGCCGCTGGCTGGCCAGGCTGCACGACGAGATCCATCTGACCTCGGTATTCGTCACCCACGACCAGGAGGAAGCCATGGAGGTGGCGGATCGCATCGTGGTGATGAACAAGGGGCAGATCGAGCAGGTCGGCACGCCCGGCGAGGTCTACGAGCAACCGGCGAGCGACTTCGTCTATCACTTCCTCGGCGACTCCAATCGCCTGGCACTGGGCGAGCAGGAGGTGCTGTTCCGGCCCCACGAGGTGGAACTGGAGCGCGAGGCGCGGCCCGGCTATCACGCCGCCGAGGTGCGCGATATCCGCCCGCTGGGAGCCATCACCCGGGTTACCCTGCGGGTGCCGGAGCAGGCTGAGATGATCGAGGTGGAGCTGGTCAAGGATCATCCGGCGCTGATCGGACTGCAACGGGGCACGCCGCTGCACTTCCTGCCGCGCACTCCCTGA